A part of Aegilops tauschii subsp. strangulata cultivar AL8/78 chromosome 2, Aet v6.0, whole genome shotgun sequence genomic DNA contains:
- the LOC109744946 gene encoding uncharacterized protein has product MQFTNDALFDVLHHLVPILEKDNVRSFLCFFNENGIGMTWGFIITPETLNQIVVYDAVRCAKVILVGKHPELHGFRANPNCMTRYGFFPLHRAADMFSVDMIELLLRHGASANLRTSGDVVTGNLLPLHVAVENTCMHKYLEDSLNPNQQQVDWSQADFNYILKLIHVLCLPEMKLFLDTTRLLANHTDNLLDELCKYIGDGKIVHAAVLLLAAQKQIRGLSSCKGGGSSKRDGFGTITNYVLDNITAISLEMCKNTLEMEPLDVKNKLFLCYIESCSCNF; this is encoded by the exons ATGCAGTTCACAAATGATGCGCTCTTTGATGTGTTACACCACTTGGTGCCAATCTTGGAAAAGGACAATGTCCGATCTTTCCTCTGTTTCTTCAATGAGAATGGAATCGGCATGACTTGGGGTTTCATCATCACGCCAGAAACTTTGAACCAAATAGTCGTGTATGATGCAGTACGATGTGCCAAAGTTATCCTGGTTGGTAAGCATCCTGAGCTTCACGGGTTCCGAGCCAATCCCAACTGCATGACACGATATGGGTTCTTTCCCCTCCACCGAGCTGCTGATATGTTCTCTGTTGATATGATTGAGTTGCTCTTGCGCCATGGTGCGTCTGCCAATTTACGCACATCTGGTGATGTGGTCACCGGTAACCTACTCCCACTCCATGTTGCGGTTGAGAACACTTGCATGCATAAGTACCTTGAGGACAGTCTGAATCCTAATCAACAGCAAGTGGACTGGAGCCAGGCAGATTTCAACTATATCCTCAAGCTCATTCACGTCCTGTGCCTACCCGAAATG AAACTCTTCTTGGATACGACTAGGCTGCTAGCCAACCACACAGATAATCTGTTAGATGAGCTCTGCAAGTACATAGGAGATGGAAAGATCGTCCATGCAGCTGTTTTGCTCCTAGCAGCTCAAAAGCAGATCCGCGGGCTATCTTCCTGCAAGGGAGGGGGGAGTAGTAAGCGAGATGGGTTTGGTACTATCACTAACTATGTTCTGGACAACATTACTGCTATAAGTTTGGAGATGTGCAAAAACACACTGGAAATGGAGCCACTAGATGTGAAAAATAAGCTTTTTTTATGTTACATTGAATCTTGTTCATGTAATTTCTAA
- the LOC109744950 gene encoding probable carboxylesterase 18 produces the protein MEATTKNQETAAGDKPAPPVLPWSVRLQLFALVTANDIAQRRDGTVNRFLFSFGDRQSPARPRPDAHGVRSADVTVDASRNLWARVYSPAAEATPLPVLVYFHGGGFTLLSAASTPIDGMCRRFCRELGAVVVSVNYRLAPEHRHPAAYDDCVDVLRYLGAAGLPADVSVPVDLSRCFLGGDSAGGNIVHHVAQRWTDAAPSDSPVRLAGIVLLQPYFGGEERTEAELRLEGVAPVVNMRRSDWAWRAFLPEGADRNHPAAHVTGEAGPEPELAEAFPPAMVAVGGLDPLQDWQRRYGAMLRRKGKAVKVLEFPDAIHAFYCFPELPDSGRLVEEIRAFIGTNAPTHHPDA, from the coding sequence ATGGAGGCCACGACGAAGAACCAAGAAACGGCCGCCGGCGACAAGCCCGCGCCGCCGGTGCTGCCGTGGTCGGTGAGGCTCCAGCTGTTCGCGCTCGTCACCGCCAACGACATCGCGCAGCGCCGCGACGGGACCGTCAACCGCTTCCTCTTCTCCTTCGGCGACCGGCAGTCGCCCGCGAGGCCGCGCCCGGACGCGCACGGCGTCCGCTCCGCCGACGTCACCGTCGACGCCTCCCGGAACCTCTGGGCGCGCGTCTACTCCCCCGCAGCGGAGGCGACCCCACTCCCCGTCCTCGTCTACTTCCACGGCGGCGGCTTCACGCTGCTCTCCGCGGCCTCCACGCCCATCGACGGCATGTGCCGCCGCTTCTGCCGCGAGCTGGGCGCCGTGGTCGTCTCCGTCAACTACCGCCTCGCGCCCGAGCACCGCCACCCGGCCGCCTACGACGACTGCGTGGACGTGCTCCGCTACCTCGGCGCCGCCGGCCTCCCCGCGGACGTCTCCGTCCCGGTCGACCTCTCCCGCTGCTTCCTCGGCGGGGACAGCGCGGGGGGCAACATCGTCCACCACGTCGCCCAGCGGTGGACGGACGCGGCTCCCTCCGACAGCCCCGTCCGCCTCGCCGGCATCGTCCTCCTGCAGCCGTACTTCGGCGGCGAGGAGCGCACGGAGGCGGAGCTGAGGCTGGAGGGCGTGGCGCCGGTGGTGAACATGCGGCGCTCCGACTGGGCGTGGAGGGCGTTCCTGCCGGAGGGGGCGGACCGGAACCACCCGGCGGCGCACGTGACGGGCGAGGCGGGCCCGGAGCCCGAGCTGGCGGAGGCGTTCCCGCCGGCGATGGTGGCCGTCGGCGGGCTGGACCCGCTGCAGGATTGGCAGCGGCGGTACGGCGCCATGCTGCGGCGGAAGGGGAAGGCGGTCAAGGTACTCGAGTTCCCGGACGCCATCCACGCCTTCTACTGTTTCCCCGAGCTCCCCGACTCCGGCAGGCTCGTGGAGGAGATCAGGGCGTTCATCGGGACCAACGCGCCCACTCATCACCCCGATGCTTGA